In one window of bacterium DNA:
- a CDS encoding MFS transporter, which translates to MLAGRSVRAFGDGFVSLLLPIYLLRLGFSPLAIGSIITGTLLGSALLTLTLGLIAHRYSRRWMLLGACLLMAATGMGFALTREYWPILIVAFVGTMNPSAGDVSVFLPLEHTVLAETVEPRRRTALFARYSLAGTLVAAMGTLAAAIPDLVAARVGISRVAAVQFTFWVYGALGLVAFLLYRPLSAAVEAPSRPEAPRPALGQSKQVIYSLAALFSIDAFGGGFFVQSLLALWLFQAFHLSVATASSILFWSSVCSALSFLVAVPISERIGLINTMVFTHLPSNIFLILVPFAPNLATAIGLLLARNALSQMDVPTRTSYVMAVVTPEERPAAASITAVPRSLATAASPILAGYLLTLSTFGWPLLIGGALKGIYDVLLLIKFRGVRAAEERPATGPLL; encoded by the coding sequence GTGCTCGCCGGCAGGAGCGTGCGGGCGTTTGGGGATGGGTTCGTCTCTTTGTTGCTGCCGATTTACCTGCTCCGGCTCGGCTTCAGCCCGTTGGCCATCGGTTCGATCATTACCGGCACGCTGCTTGGGTCCGCCTTACTCACTCTCACATTAGGGTTGATCGCCCATCGGTATTCCCGGCGGTGGATGTTACTCGGCGCCTGCCTGCTGATGGCGGCGACTGGGATGGGCTTCGCGCTTACCCGCGAGTACTGGCCCATTCTGATCGTTGCTTTTGTCGGTACCATGAACCCTTCGGCCGGCGATGTGAGCGTCTTCCTGCCGCTCGAACACACCGTGCTGGCCGAGACGGTCGAGCCGCGGCGGCGGACGGCGCTGTTTGCGCGCTACAGCCTGGCCGGGACACTCGTGGCGGCGATGGGAACGCTGGCCGCGGCGATCCCCGACCTTGTCGCGGCCCGCGTTGGAATCAGCCGGGTCGCCGCCGTGCAGTTCACGTTCTGGGTGTACGGCGCGCTCGGTCTCGTGGCGTTCCTCCTGTATCGCCCGCTGTCGGCGGCCGTCGAGGCGCCGTCTCGGCCCGAGGCCCCGCGGCCGGCGTTGGGACAATCGAAACAGGTCATCTACAGCCTCGCCGCGCTGTTCAGCATCGATGCGTTCGGAGGCGGATTCTTCGTCCAGTCGCTGCTCGCGCTCTGGCTCTTCCAAGCGTTCCATCTCTCCGTGGCGACGGCCTCGTCGATCCTGTTCTGGAGCAGCGTGTGTTCCGCACTCTCGTTTCTGGTGGCTGTGCCGATCTCCGAGCGGATCGGTCTGATCAATACGATGGTGTTCACACACCTGCCGTCGAACATCTTTCTGATCCTGGTCCCGTTTGCGCCCAACCTCGCCACGGCGATTGGCCTGCTGCTGGCCCGCAACGCGCTTTCGCAAATGGATGTGCCCACGCGCACATCCTATGTCATGGCGGTGGTAACACCCGAGGAACGCCCCGCCGCGGCAAGCATTACCGCCGTGCCCAGAAGCCTCGCCACGGCCGCGAGCCCGATCCTCGCAGGATACCTGCTCACGCTCTCGACCTTCGGCTGGCCGCTGCTCATCGGCGGCGCGCTGAAAGGAATATACGATGTGCTGCTGCTGATCAAGTTCCGAGGAGTTCGCGCCGCGGAGGAACGTCCCGCCACGGGCCCGCTTCTATGA
- a CDS encoding ABC transporter permease → MARYLIWRAVSVVPTLLGITVLVFLVTYFIPGDPAQVLAGAEAPPEVVASLRHQWGLDQPIYVRYGVWMGNIARGNLGESYFSHQTVLRLVGRAFPVTLELALLALVIAVAIAVPTGIISAVRPRSWFDLGATAVGFIGLSIPGFWLGIMLIYVFGAELRWLPAGGFTPLSQGLPANIRSMILPAIALGTFASTQLMRYLRAGMLDVLNADYIRTARAKGLAAAMVLVRHAMRNALIPFMTVLGVQMGYLLGGTVITESVFALPGVGRLVLNAILNRDYQVAVGIILLIAAAFVLVNLVVDLLYPVLDPRVRLGQATSWR, encoded by the coding sequence CTTCATCCCCGGCGACCCGGCCCAGGTGCTGGCGGGCGCCGAGGCCCCACCCGAGGTGGTGGCCAGCCTCCGCCATCAGTGGGGGTTGGACCAGCCCATCTACGTTCGGTACGGCGTCTGGATGGGAAACATCGCCCGGGGCAACCTGGGCGAATCCTACTTCAGTCACCAGACCGTCCTGCGACTCGTGGGGCGCGCGTTTCCGGTCACCTTGGAGCTGGCGCTGCTCGCGCTCGTCATCGCCGTCGCGATCGCCGTCCCGACCGGGATCATCTCCGCCGTCCGGCCCAGGTCCTGGTTCGATCTGGGGGCGACGGCGGTCGGGTTCATCGGGCTGTCCATCCCCGGCTTCTGGCTCGGGATCATGTTGATCTACGTGTTCGGCGCGGAGCTGCGGTGGCTGCCGGCCGGCGGCTTCACCCCCCTCTCTCAGGGCCTGCCCGCGAACATTCGCAGCATGATCCTCCCCGCGATTGCGCTTGGGACGTTCGCCTCGACCCAGCTGATGCGCTACCTGCGGGCGGGCATGCTGGACGTGCTCAACGCGGATTACATCCGCACCGCGCGCGCCAAAGGCCTGGCCGCCGCGATGGTGCTGGTGCGCCATGCGATGCGCAACGCGTTGATTCCGTTCATGACCGTCTTAGGAGTGCAGATGGGGTATCTGCTGGGCGGTACGGTCATCACGGAGTCCGTCTTTGCCCTGCCGGGGGTAGGCCGGTTGGTGCTGAACGCAATCCTGAACCGCGATTACCAGGTCGCCGTGGGGATTATCCTGTTGATCGCCGCGGCGTTTGTGCTGGTCAATCTCGTCGTTGATCTCCTCTACCCGGTGCTCGATCCGCGAGTCCGGCTCGGGCAGGCCACGAGCTGGCGGTAG
- a CDS encoding YciI family protein yields MKYLLLVYGDEQASDEAEKEQCREESAQLVHQIRSTGKYLAAAPLHPVSTATSVRVREGKRLVTDGPFAETREQLGGYFLVDARNLDEAIDIAGRIPGARLGTVEIRPLMEMPGLSSH; encoded by the coding sequence ATGAAATATTTGCTGCTGGTGTACGGTGATGAGCAGGCCTCGGATGAAGCCGAGAAGGAGCAGTGCCGCGAGGAGTCCGCGCAGTTGGTGCATCAGATCAGGTCAACCGGGAAGTATCTCGCCGCCGCCCCGCTGCACCCTGTGTCGACGGCGACCAGCGTCCGGGTGCGCGAGGGCAAACGGCTGGTGACCGACGGTCCGTTCGCGGAGACGCGCGAACAGTTGGGCGGCTACTTCTTGGTCGACGCCCGGAACCTCGACGAGGCGATCGACATCGCCGGACGGATTCCAGGCGCGCGGCTCGGGACTGTTGAAATTCGACCGCTGATGGAGATGCCCGGCCTGTCTTCGCATTAG
- a CDS encoding Gfo/Idh/MocA family oxidoreductase gives MPGDRNVTIGIIGAGFAANLHMENYAHVHGVDLRIAGVASRNPERSRQFAEKHGLERAYRGVDELLADPQINLVDLCISNYQHVPFILRCAEAGKAVICEKPFTGFFGDGEPLVGNRFARAEMLAGALESADRALDALRRAGVRLHYAENWVYSPNIRKAARLVDRTGGAILRIVGEESHSGTHSDYARQWRYSGGGSLINKGCHPLGAALQLKYDEGRRKYGEPIRPASVTACVARLTQTRGFLADTEKFIREGWVDSEDWGALFLTFDDGTVAQITASDIVLGGIQNVLSIYGSQAVVHANNVPNTSVVAYAPRDGLYGGEYIREKVETASGWQFTSGDEHWMNGFPQELQDFCEAVASDREPVSGAMLARDVTVVCYGAYLSAEQGRAVDLRPHVRR, from the coding sequence GTGCCTGGAGATCGGAACGTCACGATTGGCATCATCGGCGCCGGCTTCGCCGCGAATCTCCACATGGAAAACTACGCGCACGTCCACGGCGTGGATCTGCGGATCGCGGGAGTCGCCTCCCGCAACCCGGAGCGCAGCCGGCAGTTCGCGGAAAAGCACGGACTCGAGCGGGCGTACCGCGGCGTGGACGAGCTGCTCGCCGATCCGCAGATCAATCTCGTCGATCTGTGCATTTCCAACTACCAGCACGTCCCCTTTATCCTCCGCTGCGCCGAGGCCGGGAAGGCCGTCATCTGCGAGAAGCCGTTCACGGGGTTCTTCGGAGACGGTGAGCCTCTGGTCGGGAACCGGTTCGCGCGGGCCGAGATGCTCGCGGGCGCGCTCGAGAGCGCCGACCGCGCGCTGGACGCCCTGCGGCGCGCCGGGGTCCGGCTCCACTACGCCGAGAACTGGGTGTACAGCCCGAACATCCGGAAGGCGGCCCGGCTCGTGGACCGGACCGGGGGGGCGATCCTCCGGATCGTCGGCGAGGAGTCGCACAGCGGCACCCACTCCGATTACGCGCGGCAGTGGCGGTACAGCGGAGGGGGGAGCCTGATCAACAAGGGGTGTCACCCGCTCGGCGCCGCGCTGCAGCTCAAATACGACGAAGGGCGCCGGAAGTACGGCGAGCCTATCCGGCCGGCGAGCGTCACGGCGTGTGTGGCCCGGCTGACGCAGACCCGCGGCTTCCTCGCCGACACGGAGAAATTCATCCGGGAAGGCTGGGTCGATTCGGAGGATTGGGGCGCACTGTTCCTCACGTTTGACGACGGCACCGTCGCCCAGATCACGGCGTCCGACATCGTCCTCGGGGGTATTCAGAATGTGCTCTCGATCTACGGCAGCCAGGCCGTCGTCCACGCCAATAACGTCCCCAACACGAGCGTCGTCGCCTACGCCCCGCGCGACGGCCTCTACGGGGGCGAGTACATTCGCGAAAAGGTGGAGACGGCCTCGGGCTGGCAGTTCACCAGCGGGGACGAACACTGGATGAACGGGTTTCCGCAGGAGCTGCAGGACTTCTGCGAGGCCGTGGCGTCGGACCGCGAACCGGTGAGCGGGGCGATGCTGGCCCGCGACGTCACCGTGGTCTGCTATGGAGCGTATCTGTCCGCCGAGCAGGGCCGCGCCGTCGATCTGCGGCCGCACGTGCGCCGATGA
- a CDS encoding ABC transporter permease — MGAVEPDRAARMEYVGGARVTSRPIATSSLRRAARWAGKRGTLLVGLGVVLALCVVALAAAAISPYAPDRQNMAATLQPPSGSHPFGTDEFGRDILSRVFFGARLTLLASGAAVLLAVLIGSTIGLTAGYFGGVYDTITGRITDIFFAFPVVLLGIAIVSVLGPGEPSVVVAIALASLPNFARVSRSAILREREFEYVAAAHAVGASTPYIIVRTLLPNLIGPLTVLVSLGFAYAVLYEASLSFLGLGAQPPTPEWGVMLSSARDYLFQSPWYAFFPGVSIVVLVFSLNLVGDGLRDLLDPYRHNR, encoded by the coding sequence ATGGGAGCAGTCGAGCCCGACCGCGCCGCCCGCATGGAGTACGTCGGGGGGGCCCGCGTCACCAGCCGGCCGATCGCGACCTCGTCGCTCCGGCGGGCCGCTCGGTGGGCGGGCAAGCGGGGGACCTTGTTGGTCGGTCTGGGGGTTGTGCTGGCGCTGTGCGTGGTCGCGCTGGCGGCCGCGGCGATCTCTCCCTACGCACCCGACCGGCAGAATATGGCCGCCACGCTCCAGCCGCCGTCGGGCTCGCATCCGTTCGGCACCGACGAGTTCGGGCGCGACATTCTGAGCCGGGTGTTCTTCGGGGCCCGATTGACGCTGCTGGCAAGCGGCGCCGCCGTGCTGCTCGCGGTCCTCATCGGGAGCACGATCGGCCTCACGGCGGGCTACTTTGGGGGCGTGTACGATACCATCACCGGGCGGATCACCGACATCTTCTTCGCCTTTCCGGTAGTGCTCCTCGGTATCGCGATCGTCAGCGTGCTCGGTCCTGGGGAGCCGAGCGTCGTTGTGGCCATCGCGCTGGCCTCCCTGCCCAACTTCGCGCGGGTCTCCCGCTCCGCCATCCTCCGGGAACGAGAGTTCGAGTATGTGGCCGCGGCCCACGCCGTGGGCGCCTCCACACCCTACATTATCGTTCGCACACTGCTGCCCAACCTGATCGGCCCGCTGACGGTCCTGGTGTCCCTCGGGTTTGCCTACGCCGTCCTCTACGAAGCCTCCCTCAGTTTCCTTGGGCTGGGAGCGCAGCCGCCAACACCGGAGTGGGGCGTGATGTTGTCGAGCGCCCGCGACTACCTCTTTCAGTCGCCCTGGTACGCGTTCTTCCCCGGCGTCTCGATCGTGGTGCTCGTCTTTTCGCTCAATCTGGTCGGCGACGGCCTGCGCGATCTGCTGGACCCGTACCGGCACAATCGATAG
- a CDS encoding alkaline phosphatase family protein, translating into MMRSARLWLALVACGTAGSLVAPAALSGPAGTAFSVQRVLLLSVDGLHAVDLTGFIKGAPDSTLAELSRAGVTYAAATSALPSDSFPGLVAILTGGSPAATGVWYDVSYDRGLSAPGSNCSTTGVEVAFDESIDKNPDAIDGGGGIDPARLTRDPRRGCAAVFPHDYLRVNTIFEVVRSPERRTAWADKHLSYDIVRGPSGQGVDDLYTPEIAADKGRATGTVQDAEANDDLKVRAVLNEIQGKDHAGVTAVPVPVLFGMNFQAVSVAQKLPGGGYRDAGATPGAMLLEALRHTDRSIGQFVGELRARNLLASTLIVITAKHGQSPIDPTRRQVVDKGMIPKIVNTVQHDLLAHATQDSVSLLWLRDRAKTASVAAALRATQRFAGIDAVIAGDGLVRMFDTHAADSRTPDIIVQPTVGVIYASLTATKIAEHGGFSDDDTHVALLVSIPGLEPRVSPAPVRTAQVAPTILDALKLDPRALRAVQMEKTPVLPGLGTVAASSR; encoded by the coding sequence ATGATGCGTTCGGCACGGTTGTGGCTTGCCTTGGTCGCATGTGGCACGGCCGGTTCGTTGGTGGCGCCCGCCGCGTTGTCGGGGCCCGCCGGCACGGCGTTCTCCGTTCAGCGGGTGCTGCTGCTGAGCGTTGACGGGCTGCACGCCGTGGACCTCACCGGCTTCATTAAAGGCGCCCCGGACTCGACGCTCGCCGAGCTCAGCCGCGCGGGGGTCACCTACGCTGCGGCGACGTCTGCCCTTCCGTCGGATTCCTTTCCCGGCCTGGTGGCCATCCTCACGGGCGGGTCCCCTGCCGCCACGGGCGTGTGGTACGACGTGAGTTACGATCGAGGCCTGTCCGCGCCGGGCTCCAACTGCAGCACGACCGGGGTGGAGGTGGCGTTCGACGAGTCCATCGACAAAAATCCTGATGCCATCGACGGTGGCGGGGGCATCGATCCGGCCCGCCTCACCCGCGACCCACGGCGGGGGTGCGCGGCGGTCTTCCCGCATGACTACCTCCGGGTCAACACGATCTTCGAAGTTGTGCGGTCGCCGGAGCGCCGCACCGCCTGGGCCGACAAGCACCTCTCGTACGACATCGTGCGCGGCCCCTCCGGGCAAGGCGTCGACGATCTCTACACCCCCGAGATCGCCGCGGACAAAGGGAGGGCGACGGGCACGGTCCAGGACGCCGAGGCCAACGACGACCTCAAGGTCCGGGCCGTCCTCAACGAGATCCAGGGCAAGGATCACGCGGGCGTCACGGCGGTCCCGGTCCCCGTCCTGTTCGGCATGAATTTCCAAGCGGTGAGCGTGGCCCAAAAACTGCCGGGCGGCGGCTACCGCGATGCCGGCGCCACCCCCGGCGCGATGCTGCTCGAGGCGCTCCGGCATACCGATCGTTCCATCGGCCAGTTCGTCGGCGAGCTGCGCGCGCGGAATCTCCTGGCGTCCACCCTCATCGTGATCACCGCGAAGCACGGTCAGTCCCCGATCGATCCGACGCGGAGACAGGTCGTTGACAAGGGGATGATCCCAAAGATCGTCAACACCGTGCAACATGATCTCCTTGCGCACGCCACCCAGGACAGCGTGTCCCTGCTGTGGCTGCGCGACCGGGCCAAGACCGCATCCGTCGCCGCGGCGCTCCGGGCCACCCAGCGGTTCGCGGGCATCGACGCGGTCATCGCCGGTGACGGGCTGGTCCGGATGTTCGACACCCACGCGGCCGATTCGCGCACACCGGACATTATCGTGCAGCCGACGGTGGGAGTGATCTACGCGAGCTTGACGGCGACCAAGATCGCCGAGCACGGGGGGTTCTCCGACGATGACACGCACGTCGCCCTCCTGGTCTCGATCCCCGGGTTGGAGCCGCGGGTGTCGCCGGCTCCAGTGCGGACGGCTCAGGTCGCGCCGACGATCCTGGACGCGTTGAAGTTGGACCCGCGCGCGCTGCGCGCGGTGCAGATGGAGAAGACTCCTGTCTTGCCCGGCCTCGGCACCGTAGCGGCGTCGTCCCGGTAA
- the sthA gene encoding Si-specific NAD(P)(+) transhydrogenase, whose product MREYDLVVIGSGPAGQKAAIAASKLGKQVAIVERNPDVGGICIHQGTIPSKALREVVSYLSGVRQRQVYGAAYRVKEKITIQDLTFRTQRVIEAEVNVVRDQLIRNSVDIESGTASLLDPHRVAVTTPDSTVALTADKIIIAVGTVPDRPAGIEFDDRRVIDSDGLLNLTDVPRTMTFVGAGVVGVEYATIFQVLGVRVTLIDGRERPLDFVDHEIEDALYYHMRDQGVTLRFGERVSRVAPSADGRVLVSLESGKSLTTDSLMFSAGRVGATENLNLEEVGIRTDHRGRIKVDEMYRTDVENIYAVGDVIGFPNLASTSMEQGRIAAMHAFGIDAPRMSSRLPYGMYTIPEIAMIGPTEQELTKSAVPYEVGVAPFRELSRVQISGGRGGMLKLLFHREALKLLAVHIIGQNATELVHIGQAIIDHGGTIEYLRDAVFNYPTLAEAYKAAALNGLNRL is encoded by the coding sequence GTGCGGGAGTACGATCTCGTCGTCATCGGGAGTGGGCCGGCCGGCCAAAAAGCCGCGATCGCGGCCTCCAAGCTCGGCAAGCAGGTGGCGATCGTCGAGCGAAATCCCGACGTGGGCGGCATTTGCATCCACCAGGGCACGATCCCCAGCAAGGCCCTGCGCGAGGTGGTCTCGTACCTGTCGGGGGTGCGCCAGCGCCAGGTCTACGGGGCTGCCTACCGCGTCAAAGAGAAGATCACCATCCAGGACCTCACCTTCCGCACCCAGCGCGTGATCGAGGCCGAGGTGAATGTCGTCAGGGATCAATTGATTCGCAACTCCGTCGACATCGAGTCCGGAACCGCTTCGCTGCTCGATCCGCACCGGGTCGCGGTGACCACGCCCGACTCGACGGTGGCGCTGACCGCGGACAAGATCATCATTGCCGTCGGCACGGTGCCGGATCGCCCGGCCGGCATCGAGTTCGACGACCGCCGGGTCATCGATAGCGACGGACTCCTCAACCTGACGGACGTTCCGCGGACCATGACCTTCGTGGGGGCCGGCGTCGTCGGGGTCGAGTACGCCACGATCTTCCAGGTGCTCGGCGTACGGGTGACGCTCATCGACGGCCGGGAGCGTCCGCTGGACTTTGTGGACCACGAGATCGAGGACGCGCTCTACTATCACATGCGCGACCAGGGGGTCACCCTGCGGTTCGGCGAGCGTGTGTCCAGGGTCGCGCCGAGCGCCGACGGGCGGGTGCTCGTGTCGTTGGAGAGCGGCAAGAGCCTGACCACGGACTCGCTCATGTTCTCCGCGGGGCGGGTGGGGGCGACCGAAAACCTGAACTTAGAAGAGGTGGGGATCCGCACGGACCACCGCGGCCGCATCAAGGTGGACGAGATGTACCGCACAGATGTCGAAAACATCTATGCGGTCGGCGACGTCATCGGGTTCCCCAACCTCGCCTCGACGTCGATGGAACAGGGACGGATCGCCGCGATGCATGCATTCGGCATCGACGCGCCCCGGATGTCGTCGCGGCTCCCCTATGGGATGTATACGATCCCGGAGATTGCCATGATCGGCCCCACCGAGCAGGAGTTGACGAAGAGCGCGGTGCCCTACGAAGTCGGCGTGGCACCTTTCCGGGAGCTCTCCCGCGTGCAGATCAGCGGCGGCCGGGGCGGTATGCTCAAGCTCCTGTTCCATCGCGAGGCGCTCAAGCTGCTGGCGGTGCACATCATCGGCCAGAACGCCACCGAGCTGGTGCACATCGGCCAGGCTATCATCGACCACGGAGGGACGATCGAATATCTGCGCGACGCCGTCTTCAACTATCCGACCCTGGCCGAGGCCTACAAGGCCGCGGCGCTGAACGGATTGAACAGGTTGTGA